In Bradyrhizobium sp. G127, one genomic interval encodes:
- a CDS encoding NADP-dependent malic enzyme, which produces MASNLSEELRLAALSYHRLPRPGKLEIQATKPLANQRDLALAYSPGVAAACEAIAADPAKAAELTTRSNLVAVVSNGTAVLGLGNIGPLASKPVMEGKAVLFKKFAGIDVFDIEIAADTIERVVETVAALEPTFGGINLEDIKGPECFEIEERLKARMKIPVFHDDQHGTAIIVCAAVRNALMINGKKLEDIKIVASGAGAAAIACLNLLVSLGAKRKNIWVCDIDGLVYEGRNTLMDKWKAVYAQKTDKRTLGDVIGGADVFLGVSAGNVLKPEMVKQMADQPLVMALANPTPEIMPDEARRVRPDAMICTGRSDFPNQVNNVLCFPFIFRGALDVGATAINEDMKRAAVDALAQLARDPPSDVVVRFDGGETQGFGPGSLIPSPFDPRLILRIAPAVAQAAMDSGVATRPITDFAAYTEQLDRFAFRSGLVMKPVFAKAKTQPVRVIYAEGEDERVLRAVQVVLEEKLARPILVGRPSVVASRIERFGLSIKAGSDFDLINPEDDPRYRSYVQSYIDVAGRHGITPDAAKTLVRTNATVIAALAVARGEADAMLCGVDGRYMSHLRRIREIIGVTPGLADYSALALVITSKGAYFIADTQIRPNPTAEELAEMAALAAVHVQRFGIKPKVAFLSHSDFGSYDSSSAQKMRRATELLVNDHPEIEADGEMQGDSALTALSRQLVLPHSRLEGSANILIMPNLDAANIAYQMIKILADALPVGPILIGPARPAHILTPSVTARGILNMTAVAAVEAQERAGRQQPTLFG; this is translated from the coding sequence ATGGCGTCCAACTTGTCCGAAGAACTTCGTCTCGCGGCGCTGTCCTACCACCGACTTCCCCGGCCCGGTAAACTCGAAATTCAGGCGACCAAGCCGCTGGCGAACCAGCGCGACCTCGCGCTGGCCTATTCGCCGGGCGTCGCCGCCGCCTGCGAAGCGATTGCCGCCGATCCTGCGAAGGCCGCCGAACTCACAACCCGCTCCAATCTCGTCGCCGTGGTCAGCAACGGCACCGCCGTGCTCGGCCTCGGCAATATCGGCCCGCTGGCGTCGAAGCCGGTGATGGAGGGCAAGGCCGTCCTGTTCAAGAAATTCGCCGGCATCGATGTGTTCGACATCGAGATCGCTGCCGACACCATCGAGCGTGTGGTGGAAACGGTGGCCGCGCTGGAGCCGACCTTCGGCGGCATCAACCTTGAGGACATCAAGGGGCCTGAGTGTTTCGAGATCGAGGAACGGCTCAAGGCTCGGATGAAAATCCCGGTCTTTCACGACGACCAGCACGGCACTGCGATCATTGTCTGCGCGGCTGTCCGCAACGCGCTGATGATCAACGGCAAGAAGCTGGAAGACATCAAGATCGTGGCGTCCGGCGCGGGCGCGGCGGCCATCGCCTGCCTCAATCTGCTGGTGTCGCTCGGCGCCAAGCGCAAGAACATCTGGGTCTGCGACATCGACGGCCTCGTCTATGAAGGCCGCAACACGTTGATGGACAAGTGGAAGGCCGTCTACGCGCAGAAGACCGACAAGCGCACGCTGGGCGACGTGATCGGCGGCGCGGATGTCTTTCTCGGCGTCTCCGCAGGCAACGTGCTGAAGCCCGAGATGGTCAAGCAGATGGCGGATCAGCCGCTGGTGATGGCGCTGGCCAACCCGACGCCGGAGATCATGCCCGACGAGGCGCGCAGGGTGCGCCCCGACGCGATGATCTGCACCGGGCGCTCGGACTTCCCCAACCAGGTCAACAATGTTCTCTGTTTCCCGTTCATCTTCCGTGGCGCGCTCGACGTCGGCGCCACCGCGATCAACGAGGACATGAAGCGCGCCGCAGTCGATGCGCTGGCGCAGCTCGCGCGCGATCCGCCGTCCGATGTGGTGGTGCGTTTCGACGGCGGCGAGACGCAGGGCTTCGGCCCCGGTTCGCTGATCCCGTCGCCGTTCGACCCCCGGCTGATCCTGCGTATCGCGCCCGCCGTGGCGCAGGCGGCGATGGATTCCGGCGTTGCGACGCGGCCGATCACCGATTTCGCCGCGTATACCGAGCAACTCGATCGCTTCGCGTTCCGCTCCGGTCTCGTCATGAAGCCGGTGTTCGCGAAGGCCAAGACTCAGCCGGTGCGCGTGATCTATGCCGAGGGCGAGGACGAGCGCGTGCTGCGCGCGGTGCAGGTGGTGCTTGAGGAAAAGCTGGCGCGTCCGATTCTGGTCGGCCGTCCGTCGGTGGTGGCATCGCGCATCGAGCGCTTCGGCCTGTCGATCAAGGCGGGCAGCGATTTCGACCTCATCAATCCCGAGGACGATCCGCGTTATCGTTCCTATGTGCAGAGCTATATCGACGTGGCGGGACGTCACGGCATTACGCCGGATGCCGCGAAAACGCTGGTGCGCACCAATGCGACTGTGATCGCGGCGCTCGCCGTGGCGCGTGGCGAGGCCGATGCCATGCTGTGCGGCGTCGATGGCCGCTACATGAGCCATCTGCGGCGCATTCGCGAGATCATCGGCGTGACGCCGGGCCTTGCGGACTATTCGGCGCTGGCTCTCGTCATCACCAGCAAGGGCGCGTACTTCATCGCGGACACCCAGATCCGGCCAAATCCGACCGCGGAGGAATTGGCCGAGATGGCGGCGCTCGCGGCCGTCCATGTGCAGCGCTTCGGCATCAAGCCGAAGGTGGCGTTCCTGTCGCATTCGGATTTCGGCAGCTATGACTCCTCGTCGGCGCAGAAGATGCGCCGCGCGACGGAACTGCTCGTCAACGATCATCCGGAAATCGAGGCCGATGGCGAGATGCAGGGCGATTCCGCGCTGACCGCGTTGTCGCGGCAGCTGGTGCTGCCGCATTCGCGTCTGGAGGGTTCCGCCAACATCCTGATCATGCCGAACCTCGATGCCGCCAACATCGCTTACCAGATGATCAAGATCCTCGCCGACGCGCTGCCTGTGGGACCGATCCTGATCGGCCCGGCGCGGCCGGCGCATATCCTGACGCCCTCGGTGACGGCGCGCGGCATCCTCAACATGACCGCGGTCGCGGCCGTCGAAGCGCAGGAACGCGCGGGACGGCAACAGCCGACGCTGTTCGGCTGA
- a CDS encoding helix-turn-helix domain-containing protein encodes MPTGTAVVKKALSRDMVPPEKPKAARRAKASRGNWPANPYAADCPTRLVLDRIADKWTVLLLILLSQRSWRFNQLRREIGGLTQKMASQTLKGLERDGLVTRKVTPTVPVTVEYSITPLGRTLSETVDALRIWAERHMGDVAKAQLQYDRTKA; translated from the coding sequence ATGCCTACTGGCACCGCCGTTGTGAAGAAGGCACTTTCCCGAGACATGGTTCCTCCGGAGAAACCCAAAGCCGCTCGCAGGGCGAAAGCGTCGCGCGGCAACTGGCCGGCGAACCCCTACGCTGCGGACTGCCCGACCCGCCTCGTGCTCGATCGCATCGCCGACAAATGGACCGTTCTGCTCCTGATCCTGTTGTCGCAGCGATCTTGGCGCTTCAACCAACTGCGCAGGGAGATCGGCGGCCTCACGCAGAAGATGGCCTCACAGACTCTGAAGGGCCTCGAGCGTGACGGCCTTGTCACGCGCAAGGTCACACCAACGGTTCCGGTGACCGTCGAGTATTCGATCACACCGCTGGGGCGCACGCTGAGCGAGACAGTCGATGCGCTGCGCATCTGGGCCGAGCGGCACATGGGCGATGTCGCCAAAGCCCAGCTGCAATATGACCGAACCAAGGCATAA
- a CDS encoding ArgE/DapE family deacylase has protein sequence MDAKAASNEVQRRILDAVDDAFDRQLETTKQFSAIPSTRGAEGPCQDMMHDLLRERGYEVDDWHIDLDDLKDLRGYGPIEHDFSRARTVVGTYRPAREAGRSLILQGHCDVVPAGPLDMWDTPPFSPTVKDGWLYGRGAGDMKSGTIAALYALDALKAAGVRPTARIHFQSVIEEESTGVGALSTVQRGYRADCCFIPEPTNGRLVRSQVGVIWFRLKVRGKPAHVYEAGIGANAIKAAYHLLQALEALEEEWNRRAASDRHFRIVRHPITLNPGIIKGGDWASSVPAWCDVDCRIAVLPGWSIADHQAEIVACVDAAAKAHPFLSQNPPSVEWSGFLSEGYELTGGEDSEAVLRSAYEAVYGGPMKELAFTALTDTRFYGLNAGIPSLCFGANAEAMHGFNERVDIESLRKTTRTIALFVAGWCGVEAA, from the coding sequence ATGGACGCCAAAGCAGCCTCCAACGAGGTCCAACGCCGCATTCTCGATGCGGTTGATGATGCCTTCGACCGGCAGCTTGAGACCACGAAACAGTTCTCTGCCATTCCCTCGACGCGTGGCGCGGAGGGGCCGTGTCAGGACATGATGCATGATCTGCTGCGCGAGCGCGGCTATGAGGTCGACGACTGGCACATCGATCTTGACGATCTGAAAGACCTGCGCGGCTACGGCCCCATTGAACATGATTTTTCGCGCGCCCGCACCGTGGTCGGCACCTATCGCCCGGCGCGTGAGGCCGGCCGCTCCCTGATCCTGCAAGGCCATTGCGATGTGGTGCCGGCTGGACCGCTCGATATGTGGGACACGCCGCCGTTCTCGCCGACGGTCAAGGACGGCTGGCTTTATGGGCGCGGGGCGGGCGACATGAAGTCCGGCACCATCGCCGCGCTTTACGCGCTCGATGCACTGAAGGCGGCAGGCGTCAGGCCGACGGCGCGAATTCATTTCCAGTCCGTCATCGAGGAGGAAAGCACCGGCGTCGGCGCACTCTCGACAGTGCAGCGCGGCTATCGCGCCGATTGCTGTTTTATTCCGGAGCCGACCAATGGCAGGCTGGTGCGCTCGCAGGTCGGCGTGATCTGGTTCCGGCTTAAGGTGCGCGGCAAGCCGGCGCATGTCTATGAGGCGGGCATCGGCGCCAATGCGATCAAGGCCGCCTATCATCTGCTTCAGGCGCTTGAAGCGCTGGAAGAGGAATGGAACAGGCGCGCCGCCAGCGACAGGCATTTCAGGATCGTGAGGCATCCGATCACGCTCAACCCCGGCATCATCAAGGGCGGCGACTGGGCCTCCTCGGTGCCTGCGTGGTGCGATGTGGATTGCCGGATCGCGGTGCTGCCCGGCTGGTCGATCGCCGACCATCAGGCCGAGATCGTGGCCTGCGTCGACGCCGCGGCGAAGGCGCATCCGTTCCTGTCGCAGAACCCGCCCAGTGTGGAATGGTCCGGCTTTCTCTCGGAAGGATATGAACTGACCGGCGGGGAGGACTCCGAGGCCGTCCTGCGCAGTGCCTATGAGGCGGTGTACGGCGGCCCCATGAAGGAGCTGGCCTTCACCGCGCTGACCGACACGCGGTTCTATGGCCTCAACGCCGGCATTCCATCGCTTTGTTTCGGGGCGAATGCCGAGGCGATGCACGGCTTCAACGAGCGGGTGGACATCGAATCGCTGCGCAAGACCACGCGGACTATCGCACTGTTCGTGGCGGGGTGGTGCGGCGTGGAAGCCGCATGA
- a CDS encoding polysaccharide deacetylase family protein has product MRIKATFFVAGALSLCAFSSVWSQALIPQRTTPSPAPKPAATAPAPAATTAAAPAPAPAPVPTKTNCANPNALGVARVVQIDTTGGPGFGFEHFKQLDFLRDKEVVLTFDDGPWPVNTPSVLKTLAEECTKAIFFPIGKHATYYPEILKHVAEEGHTIGAHTWSHANLNNKKLTDDQRKEEIEKGFSAVKWALGAAPSPLFRFPALQHPPAMVTYLGERNISIWSCDLDSFDFKASTAQKIVDTVMTKLEKNGKGIVLMHDFQKHTAEALPELMKRLKAGGYKVVQVKAKAPMTTIAQYDEEVVKGLKLPTVSSRPLNSVVQTISE; this is encoded by the coding sequence ATGCGTATCAAGGCAACGTTTTTTGTAGCCGGCGCGCTCTCGTTATGCGCCTTCAGCAGCGTGTGGTCGCAGGCGCTTATTCCGCAGCGCACGACTCCGTCGCCAGCGCCGAAACCCGCCGCCACAGCACCCGCGCCCGCCGCGACCACGGCGGCGGCACCAGCGCCAGCCCCAGCCCCCGTACCGACCAAAACCAACTGCGCCAATCCCAACGCCCTCGGCGTCGCGCGCGTGGTGCAGATCGACACCACCGGCGGCCCCGGTTTCGGCTTCGAGCATTTCAAGCAACTCGACTTCCTGCGCGATAAGGAAGTGGTGCTGACATTCGACGACGGCCCGTGGCCGGTCAACACACCGTCGGTGCTGAAGACGCTCGCCGAGGAATGCACCAAGGCGATCTTCTTCCCGATCGGCAAGCACGCCACTTACTATCCCGAAATTCTCAAGCATGTGGCTGAAGAAGGCCACACCATCGGCGCGCATACCTGGTCGCACGCCAATCTCAATAACAAGAAACTGACCGACGATCAGCGCAAGGAAGAGATCGAGAAAGGTTTCAGCGCCGTGAAGTGGGCGCTCGGCGCGGCCCCCTCGCCGCTGTTTCGCTTTCCCGCGCTCCAGCATCCCCCGGCGATGGTGACGTATCTCGGCGAACGCAACATCTCGATCTGGTCCTGCGACCTCGACTCGTTTGACTTCAAGGCCTCCACGGCTCAGAAAATCGTCGACACCGTGATGACCAAGCTCGAGAAGAACGGCAAAGGTATCGTGCTGATGCACGATTTCCAAAAGCACACCGCCGAAGCGCTGCCCGAACTGATGAAGCGGCTGAAGGCCGGTGGCTACAAGGTGGTGCAGGTCAAGGCCAAGGCACCGATGACCACCATCGCGCAATACGATGAGGAGGTCGTGAAAGGGCTCAAACTGCCGACGGTGAGTTCGCGCCCGCTCAACAGCGTGGTGCAGACCATTTCGGAATGA
- a CDS encoding NAD(P)-dependent oxidoreductase gives MKIALIGATGHAGSEILKELVRRGHAVTAIVRNPEKIQAQVNVAPRKGDVFDQDGLTALLKGHDAVVSSVHFLQSDPRKLIDAVKAAGVKRYLVVGGAGSLEVAPGVTLVSTPEFPAAYKDEATKGGEFLALLRQESDLDWTFLSPSALFFDGPRTGTFRLGKDQLLSNEKGSSISFADYAIALTDEIEKPAHSRQRFTVGY, from the coding sequence ATGAAGATCGCACTGATCGGAGCCACCGGCCACGCCGGTTCGGAAATCCTGAAAGAACTCGTTCGCCGCGGCCATGCTGTCACCGCCATTGTCCGCAATCCGGAAAAGATCCAGGCCCAGGTGAACGTGGCGCCGCGAAAGGGCGATGTGTTTGACCAGGACGGTCTCACCGCATTGCTGAAGGGGCACGACGCCGTCGTCAGCTCCGTGCATTTCTTGCAAAGCGATCCGCGCAAGCTGATCGATGCGGTGAAGGCGGCGGGCGTGAAGCGTTATCTGGTGGTCGGCGGCGCGGGCAGCCTTGAGGTCGCGCCCGGCGTCACGCTGGTCTCGACGCCGGAATTCCCGGCTGCTTACAAGGACGAAGCCACCAAGGGCGGCGAATTTCTCGCGCTGCTGCGTCAAGAGTCGGATCTCGACTGGACCTTCCTCTCGCCGTCCGCGCTGTTCTTCGATGGGCCCCGCACCGGCACGTTCCGTCTCGGCAAGGACCAGCTTCTGAGCAACGAGAAGGGCAGCAGCATTTCGTTCGCCGACTACGCCATCGCGCTGACCGATGAAATCGAGAAGCCCGCGCATTCACGGCAGCGGTTCACGGTGGGGTACTGA
- a CDS encoding dihydrofolate reductase, whose protein sequence is MTQSQLRIEGYVILSANGMLADASGVMPPELKFDADQKFFETALDAADLIVHGKHSFEDQPRSALRTRIALTRTVPAVARDPANPKATLWNPAGASFEDACNHAGVTSGTAAIIGGPEVFEMFMDRYDVFWLSQAHRLTIPDGTGGFPGIPVKSAQDILAAHGLKPAETHVLDAAHAVDVTAWRRA, encoded by the coding sequence ATGACGCAATCGCAGCTCCGCATCGAAGGCTATGTGATCCTCTCCGCCAACGGCATGCTGGCGGACGCAAGCGGCGTCATGCCGCCGGAACTGAAGTTCGACGCCGATCAGAAATTCTTCGAGACCGCGCTCGACGCGGCGGACCTGATCGTTCACGGCAAGCACTCGTTCGAGGACCAGCCGCGCTCCGCGCTGCGCACGCGCATCGCGCTGACGCGCACCGTGCCCGCCGTCGCCCGCGATCCCGCCAATCCGAAAGCAACCTTGTGGAATCCGGCGGGCGCTTCGTTCGAGGACGCCTGTAACCACGCGGGCGTAACGTCCGGCACCGCCGCGATCATCGGCGGGCCCGAAGTCTTCGAGATGTTCATGGACCGTTACGACGTGTTCTGGCTCTCGCAGGCACATCGCCTGACCATCCCGGACGGCACCGGCGGCTTTCCTGGCATTCCAGTAAAATCGGCGCAAGATATTCTGGCCGCCCACGGCCTCAAACCGGCCGAGACCCACGTTCTCGATGCCGCGCACGCCGTCGATGTGACGGCATGGCGAAGAGCTTAA
- a CDS encoding DoxX family protein, producing the protein MPAFVTLGRVLFVVLFVFSGASKLFDIASTTQAITDKVTLPALLTPYTTQLEDVTGMKTAQLLAILAGAVEVLGGLFIALNIGTRFFAWVLVLFVGVTTFYFHNFWDMTGPDRINNMIHALKNLSLIGGLLVIAGYPRQIAMEDSRYTGV; encoded by the coding sequence ATGCCAGCTTTCGTGACCCTCGGACGCGTTCTGTTTGTTGTTCTGTTCGTATTTTCCGGAGCCTCGAAGCTCTTCGACATTGCATCCACCACGCAGGCGATCACCGACAAGGTCACCCTGCCGGCATTGCTGACCCCATACACGACCCAGCTTGAAGACGTTACGGGGATGAAGACGGCCCAGTTGCTCGCGATCCTGGCCGGCGCGGTGGAGGTGCTGGGCGGATTGTTCATTGCGCTGAACATCGGCACGCGGTTCTTCGCATGGGTGTTGGTGCTGTTCGTCGGCGTCACGACGTTCTACTTCCACAACTTCTGGGATATGACCGGCCCCGACCGCATCAACAACATGATCCATGCGCTGAAAAACCTGTCGCTGATCGGCGGGCTTCTGGTTATCGCGGGTTATCCGCGCCAGATCGCGATGGAAGACAGCCGCTACACCGGCGTTTAG
- a CDS encoding glutathione peroxidase — translation MIDRRTMIATMASAAALPFAARSAQAQAAMSRMTAYGFSFQSLKGGDIRLADYAGKPLLVVNTASLCGFTPQYAGLQEIWTQFRERGLTVIGVPSNDFGAQEPGGASDIAQTAEHTYHVTFPITVKTSVKGPNAHPFYKWAAAERPADVPGWNFHKYLVGRDGYLADVFSSRVEPADTRVITAISRTLA, via the coding sequence ATGATTGACCGCCGGACGATGATCGCAACGATGGCAAGCGCCGCTGCACTGCCGTTCGCCGCACGATCCGCCCAAGCGCAGGCCGCCATGAGCCGCATGACCGCTTACGGATTTTCATTCCAGAGCCTGAAAGGCGGCGACATCCGCCTTGCCGATTACGCCGGCAAGCCGCTGCTGGTAGTGAACACCGCCTCGCTGTGCGGCTTCACGCCGCAATACGCCGGATTGCAGGAGATCTGGACGCAGTTTCGCGAACGCGGCCTGACCGTCATCGGTGTGCCGTCCAACGACTTCGGCGCGCAAGAGCCGGGCGGCGCGAGCGACATCGCGCAAACTGCCGAACACACCTACCACGTCACCTTTCCGATCACGGTCAAGACCAGCGTGAAGGGGCCGAACGCACACCCGTTCTACAAATGGGCGGCGGCCGAACGGCCCGCCGACGTTCCCGGCTGGAATTTCCACAAGTATCTTGTGGGCCGCGACGGCTATCTGGCGGACGTCTTTTCTTCTCGCGTGGAACCCGCCGATACCCGCGTTATCACCGCGATTTCCCGCACACTCGCCTGA
- a CDS encoding PaaI family thioesterase, with protein sequence MTLLEKIQSRPMPLAVLIGVTFVAAEKDRVAATMVVRDDLCTVGGSIHGGAVMALADSVGAAATVINLPPDAKGTTTIESKTNFIGAAKAGSTVTATATPVHIGRRTQVWQTRLEAEERLVAVVTQTQMVL encoded by the coding sequence ATGACCCTGCTTGAGAAGATTCAGTCTCGGCCGATGCCCCTGGCGGTGTTGATTGGCGTCACCTTTGTGGCGGCGGAGAAGGACAGGGTGGCGGCGACGATGGTGGTGCGTGACGACCTCTGCACCGTCGGCGGCTCCATTCACGGCGGCGCGGTGATGGCCTTGGCGGATTCGGTGGGAGCCGCGGCGACCGTCATCAACCTGCCGCCCGACGCCAAGGGCACCACCACCATCGAGAGCAAAACCAACTTCATCGGCGCGGCGAAGGCAGGTTCGACGGTCACGGCGACCGCAACCCCGGTCCATATCGGGCGGCGGACCCAGGTCTGGCAGACCCGGCTGGAGGCCGAGGAGCGGCTGGTCGCGGTGGTAACGCAGACCCAGATGGTGCTCTGA
- a CDS encoding CreA family protein, translated as MPSSSPRLTAAALLALVLAWVAATPAAAADEPDLIFRRSTVFKLLSPDDKLATYGLDDPEVEGVACHFTVPEKGGYKGWLGLAEEVSDISLACRQIAPIRFKNKMGQGEDMFRQRRSLFFKKMQIVRGCDAKRNVLVYMVYSDRLIEGSPKNSTSSVPIMPWGANDTIQKCSDFISG; from the coding sequence ATGCCCTCATCCTCGCCCCGTCTGACAGCCGCTGCGCTGCTGGCCCTTGTTCTCGCATGGGTGGCTGCAACGCCTGCGGCCGCTGCCGACGAGCCCGACCTGATCTTCCGGCGCTCCACCGTCTTCAAGTTGCTCAGTCCGGATGACAAGCTCGCGACATATGGCCTCGACGATCCGGAGGTGGAGGGCGTCGCCTGCCATTTCACAGTGCCGGAAAAGGGCGGCTACAAGGGGTGGCTCGGGCTTGCCGAGGAGGTCTCCGACATCTCGCTGGCCTGCCGCCAGATCGCGCCGATCCGGTTCAAGAACAAGATGGGGCAGGGCGAGGACATGTTCCGGCAGCGGCGCTCGCTGTTCTTCAAGAAGATGCAGATTGTGCGCGGCTGCGACGCCAAGCGAAATGTGCTGGTCTACATGGTCTATTCAGACCGGCTGATCGAGGGATCGCCGAAGAACTCGACGTCCTCGGTGCCGATCATGCCATGGGGTGCGAACGACACCATCCAGAAGTGCAGTGATTTCATTTCAGGGTAA
- a CDS encoding L,D-transpeptidase: MFWPTGPAADYSEPPRPIEPRRPRIIKSRQKLPDAPKETAKPVGPIVIAISIEKQQLKLYDQNGLFAETPVSTGMRGHSTPMGVFSIIQKNKYHRSNIYSGAPMPYMQRITWSGVAMHAGVLPGYPASHGCIRMPMNFAMRMWGWTRMGARVIVTPGEVSPADFSHPLLIARKPETRPVAAAPDTTQHAETAAKSDRSSILDAAAHEKPELRLTSITERSVPIRTADASGALPRKIDVVSDASATKPAAPDNATQDDSKKATDTAASVTGAAPSDVKPEESKSETKTEEAAGKESMTGESKVEQAKAEDKAEETKAENGKSGATNTDESKAAKDQAGATDPVSPPVPVSATPPLEGSAEFIGPTKPRSGHIAALVSRKENKIFVRQNFEPWFEAPVTIAASDRPLGTHVFTVRADKNDASALRWSVVSLPAPVRVSRADDDKPRRKRAGVAEVAAPVPPSSPAEALDRLNIPAETMTRIASALAPGASLVVSDQGLGDETGRGTDFIVPLR; the protein is encoded by the coding sequence ATGTTCTGGCCGACAGGGCCAGCGGCCGACTATTCCGAACCGCCGAGGCCGATCGAACCGCGCCGGCCGCGCATCATCAAGAGCCGGCAGAAACTGCCCGACGCGCCGAAGGAAACCGCCAAGCCCGTCGGCCCGATCGTCATCGCGATCTCGATCGAGAAGCAGCAGTTAAAGCTCTACGACCAGAACGGCCTGTTCGCCGAAACGCCGGTCTCGACCGGCATGCGCGGCCACTCGACGCCGATGGGCGTGTTCAGCATCATCCAGAAGAACAAGTACCACCGCTCCAATATCTACAGCGGCGCGCCGATGCCGTACATGCAGCGCATCACATGGTCCGGCGTCGCCATGCATGCCGGCGTCCTGCCCGGCTATCCGGCGTCGCACGGCTGCATTCGCATGCCGATGAACTTCGCGATGCGGATGTGGGGCTGGACGCGCATGGGTGCACGCGTGATCGTGACGCCTGGCGAAGTGTCTCCCGCCGACTTTTCGCACCCTCTGCTGATCGCGCGAAAGCCGGAGACCAGACCGGTCGCCGCAGCGCCTGACACGACCCAGCATGCCGAGACGGCTGCGAAATCCGACCGGTCGTCGATTCTCGATGCCGCCGCTCACGAGAAGCCGGAGCTGAGGTTGACGTCGATCACCGAACGGAGTGTCCCGATCCGCACCGCCGACGCCAGCGGCGCGCTCCCACGGAAGATCGATGTGGTGAGCGATGCCTCGGCCACGAAACCGGCCGCGCCCGACAACGCAACGCAGGACGACAGCAAAAAGGCCACCGACACCGCTGCGTCCGTAACCGGCGCGGCGCCATCCGATGTCAAACCTGAAGAGAGCAAGTCCGAGACAAAGACCGAAGAAGCCGCGGGCAAGGAATCCATGACCGGGGAGTCCAAGGTCGAGCAGGCTAAAGCCGAGGATAAGGCTGAAGAAACCAAGGCCGAGAACGGCAAGTCCGGGGCAACCAACACGGACGAGAGCAAGGCCGCCAAGGATCAGGCCGGCGCCACCGATCCCGTTAGCCCGCCCGTGCCGGTCTCCGCGACGCCGCCGCTTGAAGGCTCGGCCGAGTTCATCGGCCCGACGAAGCCGCGCAGCGGACACATCGCCGCCCTCGTCAGTCGCAAGGAAAACAAGATTTTTGTGCGGCAGAACTTCGAGCCGTGGTTCGAAGCGCCAGTGACAATCGCGGCATCGGATCGCCCACTCGGCACCCATGTCTTCACCGTGCGTGCCGACAAGAACGACGCCAGCGCGCTGCGCTGGTCGGTGGTGTCGCTGCCGGCTCCGGTCCGTGTATCCCGCGCGGACGACGACAAGCCTCGGCGCAAGCGCGCGGGTGTGGCAGAGGTCGCGGCACCTGTTCCGCCGTCATCCCCGGCCGAAGCGCTCGACCGCCTCAACATTCCGGCAGAGACCATGACACGTATCGCCTCGGCGCTGGCGCCGGGTGCATCGCTGGTGGTGTCCGATCAGGGACTCGGCGACGAAACCGGCCGCGGCACGGATTTCATCGTCCCGCTGCGATAA
- a CDS encoding multidrug efflux SMR transporter, giving the protein MTYVYLISAIILEVIGTAALQASEQFTKPKPLILTALGYAASFYFLSLVLRTMPVGIAYAIWSGLGIVLITLVGLVWFDQKLDMPAVAGLALIIAGVGVINLFSSTVSH; this is encoded by the coding sequence ATGACCTATGTCTATCTCATCTCGGCGATCATCCTCGAGGTCATCGGCACGGCCGCGCTGCAGGCGTCCGAGCAATTCACCAAACCGAAACCGCTGATCCTCACGGCGCTGGGCTACGCCGCCTCGTTCTATTTCCTGTCGCTGGTGCTGCGGACCATGCCGGTCGGCATCGCCTATGCGATCTGGTCTGGCCTCGGCATCGTTCTCATCACGCTGGTCGGCCTGGTCTGGTTCGACCAGAAACTCGATATGCCCGCCGTTGCCGGTCTCGCGCTGATCATCGCGGGCGTCGGCGTCATCAATCTGTTTTCATCAACCGTTTCGCACTGA
- a CDS encoding DUF6719 family protein → MSGRIGTASLTVLALTAAARADIVGRESDIAELRLGQRVYVDDGSCPAGQIKEIAGMRLTASGVERTRKCVDRKGKR, encoded by the coding sequence ATGTCTGGCCGCATCGGGACAGCATCGCTCACCGTGCTGGCGCTCACCGCCGCCGCCCGCGCCGACATTGTGGGGCGTGAGAGTGACATCGCCGAGCTGCGGCTCGGCCAGCGGGTCTACGTCGATGACGGTTCCTGCCCCGCAGGGCAGATCAAGGAGATCGCGGGAATGCGCCTGACGGCCTCGGGCGTCGAGCGCACCCGCAAGTGCGTCGATCGCAAGGGCAAGCGATAG